In Methanosphaera sp. ISO3-F5, a genomic segment contains:
- a CDS encoding Ig-like domain repeat protein — protein sequence MNSKFFKTILLGMLLILCMSVTMATEVSEDTVNEVAILSENIDQNTLNNVDSDTSDQITHTKKYTTKSTNTVNSTDKSKNDNEITSSVNEKSITKNKKNNIKKEAQTITLNSNNFGEYVTDGKFNENVTEGDTIDIQGKLDDPKFALNINKPLNIISSTGDAYIDLNTLSVGTSGGYKNGMFQISEGSAGTNITGITFHNTRIWVANTYDVNINNISVICETSTGFGVGSFSIREKSHDITVTNSYFSTIHNGGHSNVVVAGASNCLFENNTVIANGSEGWVGNVFYLTTYQGGPNNNITIRNNTICSYNTDSMATCLGLVLEGSNHIIENNYIDANAAVRPQWADVDYGVVTNINNITFRNNYVRGGAQFVFTGNFYNNTIDSARFTDNKAYNNSIINVTINNNTVFENNTAKKVIVSGENNTLNNNIISSNEEYAVIVSGNNNTLSNNQLNTNNSIGDDTIQNSTEVTLINNYGNLPNKVYYINESNAEDFFDVRNMGYTVYTFKSGVFESGDKLILNFTSQDMPIMFIETGNIVNGIILETNNLNLIMQLSSSITVENSYFSGSAQARGWTFINSTVLNGGNNPQLDDDSYVLLEYPKDNIYVLTTWRQGVFDKEGNILNSVNDSATVLFYEFNTNYSAFFTRINNVLYLNNLYLSKPLNFESIHQISNIESNIYFNEGSTGTNFIGAIFDGDLIFDTGYINFFNCTFNKDLIINNTGIHFDGCTFNGKITLNSSNNVVFNNCSFNSTDAINVENTRNLVFENNTVTTSAVNTIVFDDESSNNIVRNNYLVAASLVGDDSVNGGENTVEDNTPSYDTQIVIDCDNQAYIDDDFKVTITVNDLNNSKPVSKGYVEVYYSGYLIDIKDLTDGTTSVTIPVAEYIDDSDSYTIKVWYYDGKRYNNNVTKKSISVVKSNVSIAVDEFTAKLNDKVEVTATFLNERGNPVQDTNVTFTVGRSSYTAQTENGVATIEELVTNEWLDAGKITVTFPVTDAYNSNSTTITLNTSKADIHVTPSVTVEGSTANINLALTDDLNSNVTDGKITITTLDGTQLASGRVSNGVYTATVTIPEDYTSEYLVANFTGSYYYNDFVRNVKITQMLNSTISLNTNSPLYGEELVITGRLVDSKNTPIGGANLTLNLNGSKVIVTTNDDGEYNYTYTPGLGVNSLTVTFDGTVDIYGSSASKDVTIRDTDREMNEVLNRLDDLQKENEKLQEQLEQLQEQNNKTNEQLDNITQANNELKEQLDNLTKDNNDLSKQLNDAKNNLTQQNNDLQEQNKELNDKLDNTAKNLTDANKALQEQNKDAQKQLDSLSKANGELKEQLTNTTKDLIDSNNDLKDQNKALQDQNKQLNDKLDAILKQLEDSVAKDAVITINNVPSARFGQTVTISGKLSDCDGNVIASSPVTVNVGGSAQKVTTDNNGVYTLTVKASVVGDNSVVVSFDANNKYNYAENTTTFKVTRQNLVLKLDSIKAVYYGDKVQITGVLSDANGKLIANTLLNLDINGKTVKVKTVAGGKFTYTVAAKIVGTNNVTVSYNGNKNYYSVSAKKTFKVYKQGLKITVNKISSTKYKNTVKVTGKLTDANGKVIMNTLVTININGRAYTAKTNSKGVYTLTLKATTLGVNNVTVSYKGNKNYKKATAKTTFRVAKQNVKVTLTGSSYSNAKATITGKLLDANNKVLMNSNVKITINNKTYIAKTNTEGIYTLTKPVTSKKITLTLAYNGNKNYNAYKKTSNVTLA from the coding sequence TTGAATAGTAAGTTTTTCAAGACTATTCTACTAGGTATGCTACTAATACTATGTATGTCAGTAACAATGGCAACAGAAGTATCCGAAGATACAGTAAATGAAGTAGCAATACTAAGTGAAAATATTGATCAAAACACACTTAATAATGTAGACAGTGATACTTCAGATCAAATAACACATACTAAAAAATACACAACAAAAAGTACTAATACAGTTAATAGTACAGATAAATCTAAAAATGATAATGAAATAACAAGCAGTGTTAATGAAAAAAGCATTACAAAAAATAAGAAAAATAATATAAAAAAAGAAGCACAAACAATCACACTAAACTCAAACAACTTTGGTGAATATGTTACTGATGGTAAATTTAATGAAAATGTAACTGAAGGGGATACTATTGATATTCAAGGTAAATTGGATGATCCAAAATTTGCATTAAATATTAATAAACCATTAAATATTATTTCTTCTACGGGAGATGCTTATATTGATTTGAATACTCTTTCTGTGGGTACTTCTGGTGGTTATAAAAATGGTATGTTCCAAATTTCAGAAGGGAGTGCAGGTACAAACATTACAGGAATCACATTTCATAATACTCGAATATGGGTTGCTAATACTTATGATGTTAATATAAACAATATTTCCGTTATTTGTGAAACTAGCACAGGATTTGGAGTGGGATCATTTAGTATTAGGGAAAAGTCACATGATATTACAGTCACTAACAGTTATTTCAGTACAATCCATAATGGAGGACATAGCAATGTTGTAGTTGCTGGAGCATCCAATTGTCTATTTGAAAATAATACAGTTATTGCTAATGGATCTGAAGGTTGGGTTGGTAATGTTTTCTATTTGACTACATATCAAGGTGGGCCTAATAACAATATTACTATCAGAAATAATACTATTTGTTCATACAATACTGATTCCATGGCTACCTGCCTTGGGTTAGTATTAGAAGGATCAAATCATATTATTGAAAATAATTATATTGATGCAAATGCTGCAGTAAGGCCTCAATGGGCTGATGTTGACTATGGGGTTGTAACAAATATAAACAATATAACTTTCAGGAATAATTATGTCCGTGGTGGAGCTCAATTTGTTTTCACAGGTAATTTTTACAATAATACTATTGATTCAGCTAGATTCACAGATAATAAAGCTTATAACAATTCTATAATCAATGTTACAATAAATAATAATACAGTATTTGAGAACAACACAGCAAAAAAAGTCATTGTAAGTGGAGAAAACAATACATTAAATAATAATATAATTTCTTCTAATGAAGAGTATGCAGTAATAGTAAGTGGTAATAATAATACTTTATCTAATAATCAGTTAAATACTAATAATTCCATTGGTGATGATACCATACAAAACTCAACTGAAGTTACTTTAATAAATAACTATGGAAACCTTCCAAATAAAGTATATTATATTAATGAAAGTAATGCGGAAGATTTTTTTGACGTAAGAAATATGGGATATACTGTTTATACATTTAAATCTGGAGTATTTGAAAGTGGGGATAAATTAATACTTAATTTTACTTCCCAAGACATGCCTATAATGTTCATAGAAACGGGTAACATTGTTAATGGTATCATTTTAGAAACAAATAATCTAAATTTAATAATGCAATTGAGTAGTTCAATTACTGTAGAAAATTCCTATTTTAGTGGTTCAGCACAGGCTAGAGGGTGGACATTTATCAATTCAACTGTATTGAATGGTGGTAATAATCCTCAATTAGATGATGATTCTTATGTTTTATTGGAATATCCTAAAGACAATATTTATGTATTGACTACTTGGCGTCAAGGAGTATTTGATAAAGAGGGAAATATTTTAAATTCAGTTAATGATTCTGCAACAGTATTGTTTTATGAGTTTAATACTAATTATAGTGCTTTTTTCACTAGAATAAATAATGTGCTATATCTTAACAATCTTTATTTAAGTAAACCTTTGAATTTCGAGTCTATTCATCAAATATCTAATATAGAATCAAATATTTATTTCAATGAAGGATCTACAGGAACAAATTTCATTGGAGCTATATTTGATGGGGATTTAATATTTGATACTGGATATATTAATTTCTTTAATTGTACTTTCAATAAGGATTTAATAATAAATAATACTGGTATTCACTTTGATGGTTGTACTTTTAATGGTAAAATTACCCTAAATTCAAGTAATAATGTAGTATTCAATAATTGTTCATTCAATTCTACAGATGCAATTAATGTAGAAAATACTAGAAATCTTGTATTTGAAAACAATACAGTAACTACGTCTGCTGTTAATACTATTGTCTTTGATGATGAATCCAGTAATAATATAGTTCGTAACAATTATCTTGTTGCTGCTTCACTTGTTGGTGATGACAGCGTAAATGGTGGAGAAAATACTGTTGAGGATAACACTCCTAGTTATGATACTCAGATAGTCATAGATTGTGATAATCAGGCATATATTGATGATGATTTTAAAGTTACTATTACCGTTAATGATTTGAATAATAGTAAACCTGTCAGTAAAGGTTATGTTGAAGTTTATTATAGTGGATACTTAATTGACATTAAGGATTTAACTGATGGAACAACTTCAGTAACTATTCCAGTAGCAGAGTATATTGACGATTCTGATAGTTATACAATCAAAGTATGGTATTATGATGGAAAACGTTACAATAACAACGTGACCAAAAAATCAATCAGTGTAGTTAAATCCAATGTATCAATTGCTGTTGATGAATTCACTGCTAAATTGAATGATAAAGTTGAAGTAACAGCTACTTTCCTAAATGAAAGAGGTAATCCTGTACAGGATACTAATGTTACATTTACTGTTGGCCGTTCATCCTACACAGCACAAACTGAAAATGGTGTTGCTACAATTGAAGAACTTGTAACAAATGAATGGCTTGATGCAGGTAAAATCACAGTAACTTTCCCTGTTACTGATGCATATAACAGTAACTCTACAACTATAACTTTAAACACATCCAAGGCAGACATACATGTCACACCAAGTGTAACTGTTGAAGGTTCTACTGCTAATATTAACTTAGCTTTAACTGATGATCTTAACAGTAACGTAACTGATGGTAAAATAACAATCACTACACTTGATGGTACTCAGCTTGCAAGTGGTCGTGTGTCTAATGGTGTTTACACTGCAACAGTTACAATACCTGAGGATTATACTAGTGAGTATTTGGTAGCTAACTTTACGGGCAGTTATTATTATAATGATTTTGTGCGTAATGTGAAAATTACTCAGATGTTAAACAGTACTATCTCTTTGAATACTAATAGTCCGTTGTATGGTGAAGAGTTAGTTATCACAGGTAGACTCGTGGACAGTAAGAATACTCCTATTGGTGGTGCTAATCTTACATTAAACCTTAACGGTTCTAAAGTAATTGTAACTACTAATGATGATGGTGAATATAATTACACTTACACTCCAGGCCTTGGTGTAAACAGTCTCACCGTAACATTCGATGGTACGGTTGATATTTATGGAAGTAGTGCTAGTAAGGATGTTACTATCCGTGATACTGATCGTGAAATGAACGAAGTACTAAACAGGTTAGATGACTTACAGAAAGAAAACGAGAAACTACAAGAACAACTGGAACAATTACAAGAACAGAACAATAAAACAAATGAACAATTGGATAATATTACACAGGCTAATAATGAACTAAAAGAACAATTAGATAACTTAACAAAAGATAATAATGATTTATCTAAACAATTAAATGATGCTAAAAATAATTTAACACAACAAAACAATGACTTACAGGAACAAAACAAAGAGTTAAATGACAAATTAGATAATACTGCTAAGAATTTAACTGATGCTAATAAGGCATTACAGGAACAGAACAAGGATGCACAAAAACAGTTAGATAGTTTATCCAAAGCTAATGGTGAACTTAAAGAACAATTAACCAACACTACTAAGGATTTAATAGATTCAAATAATGATTTGAAAGATCAGAATAAAGCATTACAGGACCAGAATAAGCAGTTGAATGATAAGTTGGATGCTATTCTTAAACAGTTGGAGGATAGTGTGGCTAAGGATGCTGTTATAACAATAAATAATGTTCCTAGTGCTAGGTTTGGTCAGACTGTAACTATTTCTGGTAAGCTTAGTGATTGTGATGGTAATGTTATAGCTTCTAGTCCTGTTACTGTGAATGTTGGTGGTAGTGCTCAGAAAGTTACCACTGATAACAATGGAGTGTACACTTTAACAGTTAAGGCTTCTGTTGTTGGTGATAATAGTGTTGTTGTGTCTTTTGATGCTAATAATAAGTATAATTATGCTGAGAACACTACAACATTTAAGGTGACTCGTCAGAATCTCGTGCTTAAACTTGATAGTATTAAAGCTGTGTATTATGGTGATAAAGTACAAATTACTGGTGTTTTAAGTGATGCTAATGGTAAACTTATTGCTAATACTCTCTTGAACTTGGACATTAATGGTAAAACTGTTAAGGTTAAGACTGTTGCTGGTGGTAAATTCACTTACACTGTGGCTGCTAAGATTGTGGGCACTAATAATGTAACAGTATCTTATAATGGTAATAAGAATTATTACAGTGTTTCTGCTAAGAAAACTTTCAAAGTTTATAAGCAGGGACTTAAAATCACAGTAAACAAGATCAGTAGTACAAAGTACAAAAACACTGTCAAGGTTACTGGTAAGTTAACTGATGCTAATGGTAAAGTTATTATGAACACACTAGTAACTATTAACATTAACGGTAGAGCATACACTGCAAAAACAAACAGCAAAGGAGTATACACTTTAACGCTAAAAGCAACTACCCTCGGAGTTAACAATGTCACAGTATCCTATAAGGGTAATAAGAACTATAAAAAGGCAACTGCTAAAACAACATTCCGTGTAGCAAAACAAAATGTTAAAGTTACATTAACCGGTAGCAGTTACAGTAATGCAAAGGCTACTATAACAGGTAAACTCTTGGATGCTAACAATAAGGTATTGATGAACAGTAATGTAAAAATCACAATTAACAACAAAACATATATTGCAAAAACAAACACTGAAGGAATATACACACTAACAAAACCAGTCACATCAAAGAAAATAACACTAACGCTAGCATACAATGGTAACAAAAACTATAATGCATATAAGAAGACTAGTAATGTTACTTTAGCTTAA
- a CDS encoding PhoU domain-containing protein, with protein MPKNIKNNTLKEILDIILYEAPSTQDEIAEKLNISRRYVTKLLKPLIDEDVIKKAYVVDLKKFNEISEMYETDNSVPEYSGEYFIKEMLKEMGEQISKQFAWSFEALKNNDVDLAERALEEDLNTNHMYNKIKSSTDTVISLDPYFEFNNTIMFNEIAYDMERIGDHICHIPKFVIEENKEVKEPVIDVLEEMYDTSNTMFRKAVKSVLKRDSNIKEKMERYEDELTHLQKLAIKKISSQMAKDDIDKKNSTYYLILFRVVKSFERIGDISIEITEATTQFYIENQSNLNSNHFKYLNKK; from the coding sequence ATGCCGAAGAATATTAAAAACAATACACTTAAAGAAATATTGGATATAATTTTATATGAAGCTCCTTCTACTCAGGATGAAATTGCTGAAAAGTTAAACATTAGTCGTAGATATGTTACTAAGCTTTTGAAGCCTCTTATTGATGAAGATGTTATTAAGAAGGCTTATGTTGTTGATTTGAAAAAGTTTAACGAAATTTCTGAAATGTATGAAACTGATAATTCTGTACCTGAGTATTCAGGTGAGTATTTTATTAAGGAAATGTTGAAGGAAATGGGTGAACAGATTAGTAAACAGTTTGCATGGTCATTTGAAGCTTTGAAGAATAATGATGTTGATCTTGCTGAGCGTGCATTGGAGGAGGATTTGAATACTAATCATATGTATAATAAGATTAAGTCTTCTACTGATACTGTGATTTCATTGGATCCTTATTTTGAGTTTAATAATACTATTATGTTTAATGAGATTGCCTATGATATGGAGCGTATTGGTGATCATATATGTCATATTCCTAAGTTTGTTATTGAAGAGAACAAAGAGGTTAAGGAGCCTGTTATTGATGTTTTGGAGGAGATGTATGATACTAGTAATACGATGTTCCGTAAGGCAGTAAAAAGTGTGCTTAAACGTGATTCTAATATTAAGGAGAAGATGGAACGTTATGAGGATGAATTAACTCATCTTCAGAAGTTGGCTATAAAGAAGATTTCTAGTCAGATGGCTAAGGATGATATTGATAAGAAGAATTCTACATATTATCTTATCCTGTTTAGGGTGGTTAAGTCATTTGAGCGTATTGGTGATATTAGTATTGAGATTACTGAAGCTACTACTCAGTTTTATATTGAGAATCAGTCAAATTTGAATAGTAATCATTTTAAGTATTTGAATAAAAAGTAG
- a CDS encoding PIN domain-containing protein, with amino-acid sequence MRNNIINFLLSMDEIFYVENGDYKKAIALMEQYKYDINYSDCLIILIMHNNNLNTIVSFDDNFNHISHINRVYI; translated from the coding sequence ATGCGAAACAATATTATCAACTTTTTGTTAAGTATGGATGAAATTTTTTATGTTGAAAACGGAGATTATAAAAAAGCAATAGCATTGATGGAACAATATAAATATGATATTAATTATAGTGATTGTTTGATAATATTGATTATGCATAATAATAATCTTAACACAATTGTTTCTTTTGATGATAATTTTAATCATATAAGTCATATAAACCGGGTTTATATTTAA
- a CDS encoding ERF family protein: MFTENYAKEEMPVHLYKKIMIARKKFKDKGITKSGYNKFQNFAYYELKDIIPEAIEICLELELATRFTYENNHYTLKVYDLENKEETEFCMPGKNLPNEGNMNSQLQNLGKIQTYIRRYLYMQFLDITENDVVDAETKPKKNLKYPVR; encoded by the coding sequence ATGTTCACAGAAAATTACGCCAAAGAAGAAATGCCAGTCCACTTATACAAGAAAATAATGATAGCAAGAAAAAAATTCAAAGATAAAGGAATAACAAAATCAGGATACAACAAATTTCAAAACTTCGCATACTACGAACTAAAAGACATAATACCCGAGGCAATAGAAATATGCCTGGAACTAGAACTGGCAACAAGATTCACATATGAAAACAATCACTACACACTAAAAGTATACGACCTGGAAAACAAAGAAGAAACAGAATTTTGCATGCCAGGAAAAAATCTGCCAAACGAAGGAAACATGAACAGTCAACTGCAAAATCTCGGAAAAATACAAACATACATAAGACGATATTTATACATGCAATTTTTAGACATAACTGAAAACGATGTAGTGGACGCAGAAACCAAACCCAAGAAAAATCTCAAATACCCTGTAAGATGA
- a CDS encoding nucleotidyltransferase family protein: MVYTLEEIKNKSIPIIKSFGIKRLCLFGSYAKGIATEDSDLDFIMDKGRLKGLQYISLVNALEKEFECHVDLISYGGSNKEFIENIKKEEVLIYERETWHKLVSREKK, encoded by the coding sequence ATGGTATATACTCTTGAAGAAATTAAAAATAAGTCCATTCCAATCATAAAATCTTTTGGAATTAAACGTTTATGTTTATTTGGTTCTTATGCTAAAGGTATAGCAACTGAGGATAGTGATTTAGATTTTATAATGGATAAGGGAAGATTAAAAGGTTTACAATATATTTCATTAGTTAATGCTTTGGAAAAGGAATTCGAATGTCATGTTGATTTAATATCATATGGTGGATCGAACAAAGAATTTATTGAAAATATCAAAAAAGAGGAGGTTCTCATATATGAAAGAGAGACTTGGCATAAATTAGTTTCAAGAGAAAAAAAGTAA
- a CDS encoding YigZ family protein, producing MTAEEVFAGKLVDRKSKFFAHLYTIDNLEEDIEQIQKIHNKKYKKAAHHCYAALINNQEDSRNDGEVGSPGRVLLELLEEYKLDGYMIMVSRIFGGIKLGQGGVARAFRNTGRGVIEAYMENQKK from the coding sequence ATGACAGCAGAAGAAGTATTTGCAGGAAAACTAGTAGACAGAAAATCAAAATTTTTTGCACACCTATACACAATAGATAACCTAGAAGAAGACATAGAACAAATACAAAAAATACATAATAAAAAATACAAAAAAGCAGCACACCACTGCTATGCAGCATTAATAAATAATCAGGAAGACTCCCGTAATGATGGTGAAGTAGGATCCCCTGGAAGAGTACTGTTAGAATTACTTGAAGAATATAAACTTGACGGATATATGATAATGGTATCACGTATATTCGGTGGAATAAAATTAGGTCAGGGAGGAGTTGCAAGAGCATTTAGAAATACGGGAAGAGGAGTAATAGAAGCATACATGGAAAATCAAAAAAAGTAG
- a CDS encoding histone family protein, with product MSELPIAPIKRLLKNAGASRISDEAAVKLAEVLEEIGEDLARDATKLAKHAGRKTVKAEDIELAAI from the coding sequence ATGTCTGAATTACCAATAGCACCAATAAAAAGGTTATTAAAAAATGCTGGAGCATCAAGAATCAGTGATGAAGCAGCAGTAAAATTAGCAGAAGTATTAGAAGAAATTGGAGAAGATTTAGCAAGAGATGCAACAAAACTTGCAAAACATGCTGGTCGAAAAACTGTTAAAGCAGAAGATATTGAATTAGCAGCAATATAA
- a CDS encoding fumarate hydratase, producing MITQKEVSDAVCSIYKQAAIVLPDDIKNALKEAYDKEDSDIARLNIKSILRNLELAEENEIPMCQDTGLPIVFVRLGNVEVENLEQGIVDGVMLATESVPLRTNVVDPLTRMNTGNNIGKGIPQINVELTDEPVLELTVFPKGFGSENNNKLAMLLPGEGVDGIKKFFEESILSAGGKPCPPTVIGVGIGGSSDMVMKLAKKALLRPVDERNGDERLAVLEDELLGIANDTGIGPMGLGGKTTVLGVNVELADTHTAGLPVGICVQCWAARHATCTLKDE from the coding sequence ATGATTACTCAGAAAGAAGTTAGTGATGCGGTTTGTAGTATTTATAAGCAGGCTGCTATTGTTTTACCGGATGATATTAAGAATGCTTTGAAGGAAGCTTATGATAAGGAAGATAGTGATATTGCTCGTTTGAATATTAAGTCTATATTAAGGAATCTTGAACTTGCTGAGGAGAATGAAATTCCTATGTGTCAGGATACTGGTTTGCCTATCGTTTTTGTCAGGTTGGGTAATGTTGAAGTTGAAAACTTGGAGCAGGGTATTGTTGATGGTGTTATGTTAGCTACTGAGAGTGTTCCTCTTAGGACTAATGTGGTTGATCCGTTAACTAGGATGAATACTGGTAATAATATTGGTAAGGGTATTCCTCAGATTAATGTTGAACTTACTGATGAGCCTGTCTTGGAGTTAACTGTTTTTCCTAAGGGTTTTGGTTCTGAGAATAATAATAAGTTGGCTATGTTGCTTCCTGGTGAGGGAGTGGATGGTATTAAGAAGTTTTTCGAGGAGTCTATTTTGTCTGCTGGTGGTAAGCCTTGTCCTCCTACTGTTATTGGTGTTGGTATTGGTGGTTCTTCTGATATGGTTATGAAGTTGGCTAAGAAGGCTCTTTTAAGGCCTGTTGATGAGCGTAATGGTGATGAGCGTTTGGCTGTTCTTGAGGATGAACTCTTGGGTATTGCTAATGATACTGGTATTGGTCCTATGGGGCTTGGTGGTAAAACTACTGTTTTGGGTGTTAATGTTGAGCTTGCTGATACTCATACGGCTGGGTTGCCTGTGGGTATTTGTGTTCAATGCTGGGCTGCAAGACATGCAACATGTACATTGAAAGATGAATAA